Below is a genomic region from Candidatus Schekmanbacteria bacterium.
CTGAAGAGCTTAACATGGATAGCGATACTTTCTCGCAGGTTGACACAAATAAGGATGGTAAGGCCGACAGAGCTGAACTCAATGCATTCTTTCCTGTAAACCAGATAGACTTTATGTCTTCAAGAGTAATATCGGACAAAGATTCTGACGGAGACAAAGCCCTCAGTGCTCTTGAGCTTAACGCGGACAGTGAAACTTTCGGCAAAATCGATACAAACGGGGACGGCAAGGCTGACAGAGCTGAACTGAACGCATACTGGCAGACAATGAACAACGCGAATCAGACAGCAAGTGATATTAATCCGTCAACTGAAGCGACAGTTAATATAAAAGTGTAACCGGCTAAAATACAAGTCCCCATATTACGCCGCACCCTATTGAGAGGGCTCTCAGCATTAGCATGAATGGAGCAGTCATTGCTACGGGGAGATCTTTTTTAAAAGCAAAGATTATAAATGGCAAACTTATCGTGAAAAAACCTATTGCCGGTATAATCACAAAATATGCTCCCGCCAGAGGATAAAAGAGCGAAATGAAAGCTCCGGCGGCAACAAGGAATAAAAAAAGGATCTGAAGTTTAAGCGACTGCGGCGTATATGTGTCCTTCATCATCTTGTCAGGAAACCGCCTGTAAACTACCATTCTCCAGTATCCGCGCCAGAACTTAAGCCTTGTGTAACGCAATACCGTATCAGGGTGATTAAGGTGGCAAACAATTGCATCCGGATTAAACACCATTTTAACGCCAAGTCCAGAAAGCTTATAGGAAAGTTCCGTATCCTCATTATTTGCAACCGGGAAACTTCTGTCAAACCCCCCGGCTTTTAAGAATATTTCTTTTCTGTAACCGGCTGAATATGTATCAACCATGTCAATCGAGTCTGCCTTCTTTAACATCTCAAATCGTTCTTCAAACTCAACCTGTGCAAAGCGGGCAACAAGACTTCTCTGCTCCGTCCTGTAAGCTCCCTTGACTGCTCCGGTCTCGCTGTCTTCGAAAGGAGCTGTCATCTGTGCTATCCAGTCTTTGGCAGGGACACAATCAGAATCAGTAAAAAGAATGATATCACCTTTCGCTTCATCAACCCCGCGATTTCTCGCAGCCGCAGGACCAGCGTTTTTCTGCCTTATAACTTTTGCTCCCAGCGACTCAGCAATCCCGGCAGTTTTATCAGTGGAACCGTCATCCACAACGATTACTTCATAACTTTCCCTTCCATAGGTCTGATCAAGCAATGCCTTAAGACATTCACCTATGGTTTTCTCAGCATTATAAGCAGGGATGATGATTGAAATTTTCATTTAGAAAACCACTTTCTATTTAATCGGCTCAGAAAAAATCTTTTTTTTAGCGGTGGCAATTGGCTTGGCAGTTCCTGTGGAAGGCACCTGCTGTTTAGTGCCGGAACAGGACTGACAAGCCACCTCTCGTCTTAATTCACATTTAAAATATCTTAATTCCATGCTAAGCTGGTTTGGCGGATTCCCCCGAAGGCGCATGAAGCTTTAAGCCTGAGGGGGACCGGCAAGCCAGCTCTTACTCTTTTTCACTGATATCTGAACCCTTTACCAGATACTTGATAAACGTCCTTGCGCTCTTTGCAGTCCTTTTTATCTCTTCCGGATGCATTATCATCTGCATCATCTTATATAGGAGATATCCGGGGCGCAGATAAAAAGACCGTCTGGCATAATCACAGAATTTTACAATTTCAGCCGAAGAAAGTTTCTCAGTCCTTATTACCGTGTTGTGAAGACCATCAGGGGTAAGCCACTTCGAAAAATCATCTGTGGAGATCAAGCCCCGCTCCTTGTACCAGTTGTAAGCCTCTGTACCCGGATAGATCATCACCGGATAGAACTGCACTGTGTCGGGCTTTAATCTTTTTGCAAGCTCAAGGGTTTCCATGAGAGTCTCTTTTGTCTCCCCCGGGAGCCCTGCCATGAAACAGCCGTGAATAAGGATGCCGGCTCTTCTGGCATTTTTCATAAACCCTTCCATGTCTTCAACGGTGATTTTCTTTTTCATATTCTCGAGGATCAACTGACTGCCGCTCTCAAAGCCAACACAGAAACAGCGGCACCCGGCCTCTTTCATTATCTTCATGGTATCATAATCAAGCCCCACGCGTGCATTGGCTGTCCATGAGATATTTATCTTTTCCCTGATTATGGACTTCGCAAGCTCTTCACATCTTTTTTTATTTACTGTAATGGTATCATCTTCAAAAAAGACCGCTTTTGCCTGCGGGAAATTTTCAACTATATATTTCATCTCAGCTACAACACTCTCTATGGAGCGGAGCCTGAACTTTCTCCCCATGAGGGTTTGCGGATAAACGCAGAATGTGCAGGGGAAAGGACATCCCCTGCTTGTAGTGATAGTCACCATTGGATAAAGGGCATTTGGGTTAAAGTAATTCTCTATTTTAAGGAACTTCTTGTAAACCGAACTCACAAATGGAAAAGCATCAAGGTCTTCCGTAAAAGCCCTCTGTGGATTGTGAATGATTTTATCGCCGTCACGAAAACTTAAACCTGATACTTCCTTTAAATCTTTTTTCCCGGAAAGTACTGCTGCAAGCTCAACCAATGTCTGGTCATATTCGTAACGTGCAACGGCATCAACCCTGCCGTCAATGCGGATCACTTCGTCAGAAAGCGCCGACACATGTGTTCCCACAAGGACAATGAATGATGAGGGGAATATGTCCTTCAACCTTCCTGCAACATCAACATCATTATAAATGCTCGGAGTGCTCGTATCGAGGACTATAAGATCAGGAGAAAATCTTTTCCCCCGCTCAATAACTTCTTCAAAGGAATACCCGTCAGCAGGGGCATCTATTAGGTCAATCTCATGTCCCGCCTTTTGAAGCGCCCCGGCAGCATAGGCAAGCCACATCGGGTAATAGAGTGTGCCGCTCTTGGTGACAGCAGGGCTTCTCTGCGGACGGGAAAATTTTTTAAGATATGGAGGATTAAGCAGAAGTACATTCATTTATGTTACCTTTCTTGTTATTTCATCATATTGTCTAAGCTGTTCCGCGAGGAACCCCTGCTTCCCTTTGAACTCAATCGCATGAACAGGGCAGACAAGAAAACAGTATAGACATCCTATACAACCGTTATCTGTGTTTTCCAGCTCAATAGGAAGACTAATGCCGACAGGGCAGTAATCCGCACATTTCCTGCATCCTTCAAGGCAAAGGTCCTCTCTGAACCTTAGCCCTTCAAGAAACATCTCCTCCTTTATATAGTTGTCCTGCCTTAACCCTGTCTTAAAAAGAATAGCCCCGAAGAAGGATGTTGTGCAAAGATAGTTGAAAAGTGCTGTATTGCGGACCGCCAGAAAATACTTCTGCCGCTTCGGGCTGTGTATGAAAGATGCAAAAAAGTTAGCCTTAGGCTCAATGAATTTTTTCGATATCCCTGAAAGGTCAAACTCATCTGCAAATTTGCGGTGCTCCGGTGTTATTAAACCTGAATCAGCGGCAGCTTTAAGTACTCCGATCTTTTTGTAATCAAAAGTGGCGATCTTTGCACAGACCAGGTCTATGAGGTATGGGTCAGTTCCGGTAATAATTACACCTGTTCTTACGGGCGTTCCGCGCGTAGGTCCGAGCCCCTCCATTGATATTATGCCGTCAACTATATGGAGATGTGGTTTTACAACTTTATTAATATTAAGAATATTGCGGGCAAGGCTCTTATGGGCCTTTTTTTTATTGTCCTGTCCTACAAGGCATCCTATAAGATTTTTAATGGAAAGACTCATCCCTGCCTCAAAGTGGGTCTTGATCTTTGGCATATTTATAAAAAAATCTGCCTCAACACATTCCCTTGCGACATCCGCTTTTATCCCATTTTCAAAATCTATCTCCAATTTATCAGAATAATTGAGGTCAATTACTTTCACACCATAATGATTTGCAAGCCTGTCAACGGCAAGCCTTGAGATAACGCTGATATTGCTCCTGTAAAATCCGCTGTTCGTCCCTTCCCCGATGGTAATGTCCCCGTATCCCTTCTCCCTGAGATATTCTATCATGGCAGCGACAATCCGCAGATCTGTAGTGTTACCTGTGAGTGCATTCATGTTGCTATTCAGATTTGGCTTGATCAGTATCTTCGCTGACTTTGAAGAAGGGAAAAGGTCGTTATAGGTCTCAAGGGTATTAAAGAGCTTCTCCCTTATCTCCCCCCTTGATCCCACCTTTAATAGATCAAACCTAAACATAGTTTTTCCAGTAATCCCAAAAAATAGTTTTTGTTAATCCAGAAGCGGCAGCGATTTGCACTCTGCACTGAACAGCAGGTGCTCCCGTGCAAACCACAGCCGCTTCTGTGCTCAGATGGCTTGGCAGTTCCTGCGGAAGGCACCTGCTGTTTAGTACCGGAGCAGGACTGACAAGCCAGCTGCTAGATTTATCAACATAGAATCTCATCTATTGCATTTTTAACATCTTCTGTCTTCACTGCCAAGATGCAGTTTTCCCCTTTATCTATATATGGGCACTCCTTCTCATTGCACGGGCAGCAGGGATATTCTTTTTTCAGTATAATGCACCTGTTCCCTATGGGCCGCCACTGTGCCACCGACTCCGGACCAGAAATCAAAACAACGGGCACGCCGGCACAGGCTGCGATATGTGACGGACCGCTGCTT
It encodes:
- a CDS encoding radical SAM protein; amino-acid sequence: MNVLLLNPPYLKKFSRPQRSPAVTKSGTLYYPMWLAYAAGALQKAGHEIDLIDAPADGYSFEEVIERGKRFSPDLIVLDTSTPSIYNDVDVAGRLKDIFPSSFIVLVGTHVSALSDEVIRIDGRVDAVARYEYDQTLVELAAVLSGKKDLKEVSGLSFRDGDKIIHNPQRAFTEDLDAFPFVSSVYKKFLKIENYFNPNALYPMVTITTSRGCPFPCTFCVYPQTLMGRKFRLRSIESVVAEMKYIVENFPQAKAVFFEDDTITVNKKRCEELAKSIIREKINISWTANARVGLDYDTMKIMKEAGCRCFCVGFESGSQLILENMKKKITVEDMEGFMKNARRAGILIHGCFMAGLPGETKETLMETLELAKRLKPDTVQFYPVMIYPGTEAYNWYKERGLISTDDFSKWLTPDGLHNTVIRTEKLSSAEIVKFCDYARRSFYLRPGYLLYKMMQMIMHPEEIKRTAKSARTFIKYLVKGSDISEKE
- a CDS encoding glycosyltransferase, which translates into the protein MKISIIIPAYNAEKTIGECLKALLDQTYGRESYEVIVVDDGSTDKTAGIAESLGAKVIRQKNAGPAAARNRGVDEAKGDIILFTDSDCVPAKDWIAQMTAPFEDSETGAVKGAYRTEQRSLVARFAQVEFEERFEMLKKADSIDMVDTYSAGYRKEIFLKAGGFDRSFPVANNEDTELSYKLSGLGVKMVFNPDAIVCHLNHPDTVLRYTRLKFWRGYWRMVVYRRFPDKMMKDTYTPQSLKLQILFLFLVAAGAFISLFYPLAGAYFVIIPAIGFFTISLPFIIFAFKKDLPVAMTAPFMLMLRALSIGCGVIWGLVF
- a CDS encoding DUF362 domain-containing protein produces the protein MFRFDLLKVGSRGEIREKLFNTLETYNDLFPSSKSAKILIKPNLNSNMNALTGNTTDLRIVAAMIEYLREKGYGDITIGEGTNSGFYRSNISVISRLAVDRLANHYGVKVIDLNYSDKLEIDFENGIKADVARECVEADFFINMPKIKTHFEAGMSLSIKNLIGCLVGQDNKKKAHKSLARNILNINKVVKPHLHIVDGIISMEGLGPTRGTPVRTGVIITGTDPYLIDLVCAKIATFDYKKIGVLKAAADSGLITPEHRKFADEFDLSGISKKFIEPKANFFASFIHSPKRQKYFLAVRNTALFNYLCTTSFFGAILFKTGLRQDNYIKEEMFLEGLRFREDLCLEGCRKCADYCPVGISLPIELENTDNGCIGCLYCFLVCPVHAIEFKGKQGFLAEQLRQYDEITRKVT